From Astyanax mexicanus isolate ESR-SI-001 chromosome 16, AstMex3_surface, whole genome shotgun sequence, one genomic window encodes:
- the zgc:162816 gene encoding D-threo-3-hydroxyaspartate dehydratase isoform X2 — protein MAGLTMADLSTPALLLDLEIVQRNARLMLDRCQKLGVQLRPHMKTHKTLECADIMTGGSRRCIVVSTLAEASFYADHGYDDILYAYPLPFDKVERCAQLSERLSLFHVLLDNSLALQQLKKRPLSHGKIWHVWMKLDCDNGRAGVPHSEPAALKLAQEISETAGVELTGIYAHCGNTYGCKGEEQIKAVAQQTTAITLQFMEKLKAIGIQGPKSSIGSTPSCSHPVPEMAMLSEVHPGNYVFYDVQQSLIGSCKLEDVAVRVLTRVIGHYPHRNQLLVDCGWTALSLDGGGRLPTGYAIIEGHPELKLTSMTQEHGRVEPISGELDFSQFPLGSVLTLIPHHACATAAMHPVYYVHSKGKIVDTWKPTRGW, from the exons ATGGCCGGACTCACCATGGCGGATCTCAGTACTCCAGCTCTGCTGCTGGATCTGGAGATCGTGCAGAGGAACGCCAGGCTGATGTTGGATCGATGCCAGAAGCTCGGAGTTCAGCTCAGACCCCATATGAAGACCCATAAAACCCT GGAGTGTGCAGATATCATGACGGGTGGGTCTCGGCGCTGCATCGTGGTGTCCACTCTGGCCGAGGCGTCGTTCTACGCTGATCACGGTTATGATGATATCCTCTACGCATACCCGCTGCCCTTCGATAAGGTGGAGCGCTGTGCTCAGCTATCAGAGCGGCTCTCTCTGTTCCACGTGCTGCTGGACAACAGCCTCGCCCTGCAGCAACTGAAGAAGAGACCACTGAGCCACGGCAAGATCTGGCACGTCTGGATGAAGCTGGACTGTGATAATGGTAGAG ctggtgTTCCTCACTCTGAGCCTGCTGCTCTGAAGTTGGCGCAGGAAATCTCAGAGACAGCGGGGGTGGAGCTTACAGGAATCTACGCCCACTGCGGGAACACCTACGGCTGTAAAGGGGAGGAGCAAATCAAGGCTGTTGCCCAACAAACTACAGCAATCACGCTACAGTTCATGGAGAA ACTAAAAGCTATAGGGATCCAGGGCCCCAAATCCAGCATTGGCTCCACCCCTTCCTGTAGTCACCCGGTCCCGGAGATGGCGATGTTAAGTGAGGTCCATCCTGGAAACTATGTGTTTTATG acgtgCAGCAGTCTCTCATTGGCTCCTGTAAACTTGAGGATGTTGCAGTACGGGTGCTGACAAGGGTCATAGGTCACTACCCACACAGAAATCAGTTACTGGTGGACTGTGGCTGGACAGCTCTGAGTCTTGATGGTGGAGGACGTTTACCTACAGGATATGCCATCATCGAGGGGCATCCAGAACTAAA ACTGACCTCCATGACCCAGGAGCACGGCAGGGTGGAGCCAATCTCTGGAGAGCTGGATTTTAGTCAGTTTCCTCTGGGATCAGTGCTCACGCTTATTCCTCACCAT GCTTGTGCTACAGCTGCAATGCATCCAGTTTATTATGTCCACTCCAAAGGGAAGATAGTGGACACTTGGAAACCCACTCGCGGATGGTAA
- the zgc:162816 gene encoding D-threo-3-hydroxyaspartate dehydratase isoform X1, protein MRAFYWLFFSSLSGCGPIRRGIPVTPLLLCAWLQRLGSESGGIPRGEFCTMAGLTMADLSTPALLLDLEIVQRNARLMLDRCQKLGVQLRPHMKTHKTLECADIMTGGSRRCIVVSTLAEASFYADHGYDDILYAYPLPFDKVERCAQLSERLSLFHVLLDNSLALQQLKKRPLSHGKIWHVWMKLDCDNGRAGVPHSEPAALKLAQEISETAGVELTGIYAHCGNTYGCKGEEQIKAVAQQTTAITLQFMEKLKAIGIQGPKSSIGSTPSCSHPVPEMAMLSEVHPGNYVFYDVQQSLIGSCKLEDVAVRVLTRVIGHYPHRNQLLVDCGWTALSLDGGGRLPTGYAIIEGHPELKLTSMTQEHGRVEPISGELDFSQFPLGSVLTLIPHHACATAAMHPVYYVHSKGKIVDTWKPTRGW, encoded by the exons ATGCGGGCTTTTTATTGGCTGTTCTTCTCATCGCTCAGTGGCTGTGGGCCAATCAGAAGAGGGATTCCTGTAACGCCCCTCCTCCTGTGTGCCTGGCTGCAGCGGTTGGGTTCAGAGAGTGGAGGGATACCGAGAGGAGAA TTCTGCACCATGGCCGGACTCACCATGGCGGATCTCAGTACTCCAGCTCTGCTGCTGGATCTGGAGATCGTGCAGAGGAACGCCAGGCTGATGTTGGATCGATGCCAGAAGCTCGGAGTTCAGCTCAGACCCCATATGAAGACCCATAAAACCCT GGAGTGTGCAGATATCATGACGGGTGGGTCTCGGCGCTGCATCGTGGTGTCCACTCTGGCCGAGGCGTCGTTCTACGCTGATCACGGTTATGATGATATCCTCTACGCATACCCGCTGCCCTTCGATAAGGTGGAGCGCTGTGCTCAGCTATCAGAGCGGCTCTCTCTGTTCCACGTGCTGCTGGACAACAGCCTCGCCCTGCAGCAACTGAAGAAGAGACCACTGAGCCACGGCAAGATCTGGCACGTCTGGATGAAGCTGGACTGTGATAATGGTAGAG ctggtgTTCCTCACTCTGAGCCTGCTGCTCTGAAGTTGGCGCAGGAAATCTCAGAGACAGCGGGGGTGGAGCTTACAGGAATCTACGCCCACTGCGGGAACACCTACGGCTGTAAAGGGGAGGAGCAAATCAAGGCTGTTGCCCAACAAACTACAGCAATCACGCTACAGTTCATGGAGAA ACTAAAAGCTATAGGGATCCAGGGCCCCAAATCCAGCATTGGCTCCACCCCTTCCTGTAGTCACCCGGTCCCGGAGATGGCGATGTTAAGTGAGGTCCATCCTGGAAACTATGTGTTTTATG acgtgCAGCAGTCTCTCATTGGCTCCTGTAAACTTGAGGATGTTGCAGTACGGGTGCTGACAAGGGTCATAGGTCACTACCCACACAGAAATCAGTTACTGGTGGACTGTGGCTGGACAGCTCTGAGTCTTGATGGTGGAGGACGTTTACCTACAGGATATGCCATCATCGAGGGGCATCCAGAACTAAA ACTGACCTCCATGACCCAGGAGCACGGCAGGGTGGAGCCAATCTCTGGAGAGCTGGATTTTAGTCAGTTTCCTCTGGGATCAGTGCTCACGCTTATTCCTCACCAT GCTTGTGCTACAGCTGCAATGCATCCAGTTTATTATGTCCACTCCAAAGGGAAGATAGTGGACACTTGGAAACCCACTCGCGGATGGTAA